In Halomarina salina, one DNA window encodes the following:
- a CDS encoding DUF7344 domain-containing protein, which produces MAIGAHQPLEEGEIYDVLRNDRRRLALHCLRGAEGSLDVGELSEQVAGLETGERPPPRQKRQSAYVSLHQTHLPKLDELGIVSYDGENKVVHLEDRIRDIEAYMGVPSRDLNWAAYYVSLAALGSGAVVAADISAPIVSQLSPAVWAVGFFVLLAISAVVQTTSMHGRLPFMENPRDEDDGPV; this is translated from the coding sequence ATGGCGATAGGAGCACACCAACCACTCGAAGAAGGCGAGATATACGACGTCCTGCGGAACGACCGGCGACGACTGGCGCTACACTGTCTCCGCGGCGCAGAGGGGTCGCTGGACGTCGGCGAACTGTCCGAGCAGGTCGCCGGTCTGGAGACCGGCGAACGACCGCCGCCCCGACAGAAGCGTCAAAGCGCGTACGTGTCACTTCATCAGACACATCTGCCGAAACTCGACGAACTCGGCATCGTCAGCTACGACGGCGAGAACAAGGTCGTCCACCTGGAGGACCGCATCCGCGACATCGAGGCGTACATGGGGGTCCCGAGCCGGGACCTCAACTGGGCCGCGTACTACGTCTCGCTCGCTGCGCTCGGTTCCGGGGCCGTCGTCGCGGCGGACATCTCCGCCCCTATCGTCTCACAACTCTCGCCCGCCGTCTGGGCGGTGGGCTTCTTCGTCCTCCTCGCCATCTCCGCCGTCGTCCAGACCACGTCGATGCACGGGCGGCTCCCGTTCATGGAGAACCCGCGCGACGAGGACGACGGCCCCGTCTGA
- a CDS encoding SpoVR family protein — translation MSSDSDTERLQKQRIAGELEEPVREANALARRLGLDPFPVKYWIVDYDEMNELIAYGGFQERYPHWRWGMQYDRQQKQTQFLGGKAFEIVNNDNPSHAFLQESNAMADQKAVITHVEAHADFFKNNQWFGLFADDPNAAAMLEGHADTIESYMDDPEVDREAVEAWIDNVLCLEDCIDQHRPFTTIEGDGDHAELDDIADQLDSLGLSEEVRQQVFDEEWLEAQRPDEGGGKFPEEPELDVLAFLRTHGMAYDEESERAVEYDDWQRETLELLRRESYYFAPQKMTKVMNEGWAAYWESMMMGEEGFAEADEFLDYADHQAQVLNSPGFNPYKLGKELWEYIENATNRREVAERLLRVEGVTWRNFHDRIDLDEVQAALEPDAALDSISADSLDALDPDDSRVDADELERARAGEVDVDRYPWKVLTYEGLCERHYSLVKRQHRGFLKRLAQSDLERIARYMFDDARYADVEEALADVDRCAGWDRMREIRESHNDVTFLDEFLSQEFVDQNHYFTYEFTHSTRDYRATSTDVEDVKKKLMLQFTNFGKPTVAVEDANYNNRNELLLAHQYNGVMLDLKQAKQVLERVFELWGRPVNLKTITKRLDDHDVEVARRRDREPVPEEVGVLVRYDGDRVTTEELAWDDVEHLAATDIDYDTKPDDWLA, via the coding sequence ATGAGTAGTGACTCGGACACCGAACGACTACAGAAGCAGCGCATCGCCGGGGAGCTAGAGGAACCGGTCCGCGAGGCGAACGCCCTCGCGCGACGACTCGGCCTCGACCCGTTCCCCGTCAAGTACTGGATCGTCGACTACGACGAGATGAACGAACTCATCGCCTACGGCGGGTTCCAGGAACGCTACCCCCACTGGCGGTGGGGGATGCAGTACGACCGCCAGCAGAAGCAGACCCAGTTCCTCGGCGGGAAGGCGTTCGAGATCGTCAACAACGACAATCCGAGCCACGCGTTCCTGCAGGAGTCGAACGCGATGGCCGACCAAAAGGCGGTCATCACGCACGTCGAGGCCCACGCCGACTTCTTCAAGAACAACCAGTGGTTCGGCCTGTTCGCCGACGACCCGAACGCGGCGGCGATGCTGGAGGGCCACGCCGACACCATCGAGTCGTACATGGACGACCCGGAGGTCGACCGCGAGGCCGTCGAGGCGTGGATAGACAACGTGCTCTGTCTGGAGGACTGCATCGACCAGCACCGACCGTTCACGACCATCGAGGGCGACGGCGACCACGCCGAACTGGACGACATCGCCGACCAGCTCGACAGCCTCGGGCTGAGCGAGGAGGTCCGCCAGCAGGTGTTCGACGAGGAGTGGCTGGAGGCGCAGCGACCCGACGAGGGCGGCGGGAAGTTCCCCGAGGAACCCGAACTCGACGTGCTCGCCTTCCTCCGGACCCACGGGATGGCCTACGACGAGGAGTCCGAACGAGCCGTCGAGTACGACGACTGGCAGCGCGAGACGCTCGAACTCCTGCGCCGCGAGTCGTACTACTTCGCCCCCCAGAAGATGACGAAGGTGATGAACGAGGGGTGGGCGGCCTACTGGGAGTCGATGATGATGGGCGAGGAAGGGTTCGCCGAGGCCGACGAGTTCCTCGACTACGCCGACCACCAGGCGCAGGTGCTCAACTCGCCGGGGTTCAACCCGTACAAGCTCGGGAAGGAGCTCTGGGAGTACATCGAGAACGCCACCAACCGCCGGGAGGTCGCCGAGCGACTCCTCCGCGTGGAGGGCGTCACGTGGCGCAACTTCCACGACCGCATCGACCTGGACGAGGTACAGGCGGCGCTCGAACCCGACGCCGCGCTCGACAGCATCTCTGCCGATTCGCTCGACGCCCTGGACCCCGACGACTCGCGCGTCGACGCCGACGAACTGGAGCGGGCACGGGCGGGCGAGGTGGACGTCGACCGCTACCCGTGGAAGGTGCTCACCTACGAGGGCCTCTGCGAGCGCCACTACTCGCTCGTGAAGCGCCAGCACCGCGGGTTCCTCAAGCGCCTCGCGCAGTCGGACCTCGAACGCATCGCGCGGTACATGTTCGACGACGCGCGCTACGCCGACGTCGAGGAGGCGCTCGCCGACGTCGACCGCTGTGCGGGCTGGGACCGCATGCGCGAGATCCGCGAGAGCCACAACGACGTGACGTTCCTCGACGAGTTCCTCAGCCAGGAGTTCGTCGACCAGAACCACTACTTCACGTACGAGTTCACGCACTCGACGCGCGACTACCGCGCGACCAGCACCGACGTCGAGGACGTGAAGAAGAAGCTGATGTTGCAGTTCACGAACTTCGGCAAGCCGACCGTCGCCGTCGAGGACGCCAACTACAACAACCGCAACGAACTGCTGCTCGCCCACCAGTACAACGGCGTCATGCTCGACCTGAAGCAGGCCAAGCAGGTGCTCGAACGCGTCTTCGAACTGTGGGGACGCCCGGTGAACCTCAAGACCATCACCAAGCGACTCGACGACCACGACGTCGAGGTCGCCCGGCGTCGGGACCGCGAACCCGTCCCGGAGGAGGTCGGCGTCCTCGTCCGCTACGACGGCGACCGCGTCACCACGGAGGAGCTGGCGTGGGACGACGTCGAACACCTCGCCGCGACGGACATCGACTACGACACGAAACCCGACGACTGGCTGGCGTGA
- a CDS encoding YeaH/YhbH family protein — MGLRDDLERYREVGEQRRQDLSEFIQYGDLGQSLPDEVKIPIKIVDLPAFEYDQLDKGGVGQGDGGTPQPGDPVGQPQPQPGDGDEDGDPGEEGGEHEYYEMDPEEFAQELDEELGLDLDPKGKKVVEETEGDYTDITRTGPASTLDFERLFKQGLKRKLAMEFDENYIREALRVEGWGPDEVYAWAREQNIPVSHAWIVDAYTDIPEDERDRWASIDQMTAIIDRESTAQRIRRKGLKQVPFRREDERYRYPEIVEEKEKNVVVVNIRDVSGSMREKKRELVERTFTPLDWYLTGKYDNAEFVYIAHDADAWEVDREEFFGIRSGGGTRISSAYELAAELLEEYPWSEWNRYVFAAGDSENSSNDTEERVVPLMEQIPANLHAYVETQPSGNAINATHAEEVERHFGDSGDVAVAYVTGPEDVVGAIYTILSTESNDE; from the coding sequence ATGGGACTGAGAGACGACCTCGAACGCTACCGGGAGGTCGGCGAGCAGCGCCGCCAGGACCTCTCCGAGTTCATCCAGTACGGTGACCTCGGACAGAGCCTCCCGGACGAGGTGAAGATACCCATCAAGATCGTCGACCTGCCCGCCTTCGAGTACGACCAGCTGGACAAGGGCGGCGTGGGTCAGGGCGACGGCGGGACGCCGCAACCGGGCGACCCCGTCGGCCAGCCACAGCCACAACCCGGCGACGGTGACGAGGACGGCGACCCCGGCGAGGAGGGCGGCGAACACGAGTACTACGAGATGGACCCCGAGGAGTTCGCCCAGGAGCTCGACGAGGAACTCGGCCTCGACCTCGACCCGAAGGGGAAGAAGGTCGTCGAGGAGACGGAGGGCGACTACACGGACATCACCCGAACGGGTCCCGCGAGCACGCTCGACTTCGAGCGCCTGTTCAAGCAGGGGCTGAAGCGCAAACTCGCGATGGAGTTCGACGAGAACTACATCCGCGAGGCACTGCGCGTCGAGGGCTGGGGTCCCGACGAGGTGTACGCGTGGGCGCGCGAGCAGAACATCCCCGTCTCCCACGCCTGGATCGTCGACGCGTACACGGACATCCCCGAGGACGAGCGCGACCGGTGGGCGAGCATCGACCAGATGACCGCCATCATCGACCGCGAGTCGACCGCCCAGCGCATCCGCCGGAAGGGACTCAAGCAGGTCCCGTTCCGCCGCGAGGACGAGCGCTACCGCTACCCCGAGATCGTCGAGGAGAAGGAGAAGAACGTCGTCGTCGTCAACATTCGCGACGTCTCGGGCAGCATGCGCGAGAAGAAGCGGGAGCTGGTCGAGCGGACGTTCACGCCGCTCGACTGGTACCTGACGGGCAAGTACGACAACGCGGAGTTCGTCTACATCGCCCACGACGCCGACGCATGGGAGGTCGACCGCGAGGAGTTCTTCGGCATCCGTTCCGGTGGCGGGACGCGAATCTCCAGCGCGTACGAACTCGCCGCCGAGTTGCTGGAGGAGTACCCGTGGAGCGAGTGGAACCGCTACGTGTTCGCGGCGGGCGACTCGGAGAACTCGTCGAACGACACCGAAGAGCGCGTCGTGCCGCTGATGGAGCAGATTCCGGCCAACCTCCACGCGTACGTGGAGACCCAGCCGAGCGGCAACGCCATCAACGCGACCCACGCCGAGGAGGTCGAACGGCACTTCGGCGACAGCGGCGACGTGGCCGTCGCCTACGTCACCGGGCCGGAGGACGTGGTCGGCGCCATCTACACCATCCTCAGCACGGAGAGCAACGATGAGTAG
- a CDS encoding PrkA family serine protein kinase has product MTHDFIADADRALTDTYEEPMSLGEYVDRLFERPHLAAHASKYLLEAIEASGTRTVVEEGEENERYRFFDDPHNDGEHAILGNTEVLNEFVDDLRSIAARRGKEEKIVWLEGPTATGKSELKRCLINGLREFSKTDEGRRYTVEWNISGSDAGGGLTYDDASPTDDDAWYESPVQAHPLSVFPREVRQELLSELNGSLDDHIPITVETDLDPFCREAYDFLEEQYRRKGREDLFSAVTDPKHLRVKNVVMDVGQGIGVLHSEDDGSPKERLVGSWMHGMLQALNSRGRKNPQAFSYDGVLSQGNGLLTLVEDAAQHADLLQKLLNVPDEAHVKLDKGIGMDIDTQLIIISNPDLEAQLNQHAERAGQDPLKALKRRLDKHEFHYLTNLSLEAELLRRELTNETTVWTAENYDQLEEQIRQPVHIDVRDSERRVNTKELAPHAIEAAALYDVVSRLDTEDLPTGLDLVDKALLFDAGFIRDGDERRDKDDFDFGHDAEDGEHGIPVTFTRDIVADLLNEESDRHHPELPVEHVIMPRDVLNRMARGFIDAPVFSDSERTEFENRVVQVKNRIFSRQEEDVLAGIMREKRVDEETVEEYVEHVYAWVENEQIENERGELVEPDPLLMKVFEIEHLGRFDETHFQGTEAGPAVTDFRTEKVITALNRHAWRNRDEEFRVGDVNLKEIPVISTILGSHDWDDVRRTYEDFDPRQWDDPPSGTETASVKERTVRNLQELFDYSEASAELTSRHVMSQVSYRWD; this is encoded by the coding sequence ATGACGCACGACTTCATCGCCGACGCGGACCGCGCGCTCACCGACACCTACGAGGAGCCGATGAGCCTCGGGGAGTACGTCGACCGCCTGTTCGAACGCCCGCACCTCGCCGCCCACGCCTCGAAGTACCTCCTCGAAGCCATCGAAGCCTCCGGGACCCGGACCGTCGTCGAGGAGGGCGAGGAGAACGAGCGCTACCGCTTCTTCGACGACCCGCACAACGACGGCGAGCACGCCATCCTCGGCAACACCGAGGTGCTCAACGAGTTCGTCGACGACCTGCGCTCCATCGCCGCTCGCCGAGGCAAAGAGGAGAAGATAGTCTGGCTCGAAGGCCCGACGGCGACCGGCAAGTCCGAACTGAAGCGCTGTCTCATCAACGGGCTCCGCGAGTTCTCCAAGACCGACGAGGGACGACGCTACACCGTCGAGTGGAACATCTCCGGGTCCGACGCGGGCGGCGGCCTCACCTACGACGACGCCTCGCCGACCGACGACGACGCGTGGTACGAGAGCCCCGTCCAGGCCCACCCGCTGAGCGTCTTCCCGCGCGAGGTGCGCCAGGAACTTTTGAGCGAACTGAACGGGTCGCTCGACGACCACATCCCCATCACGGTCGAGACGGATCTCGACCCGTTCTGCCGGGAGGCGTACGACTTCCTCGAAGAGCAGTACCGCCGGAAAGGTCGCGAGGACCTGTTCTCGGCGGTCACCGACCCGAAACACCTCCGGGTGAAGAACGTCGTGATGGACGTCGGCCAGGGCATCGGCGTCCTCCACTCCGAGGACGACGGGTCGCCCAAGGAGCGACTGGTCGGGTCGTGGATGCACGGGATGTTGCAGGCGCTGAACTCGCGGGGGCGGAAGAACCCGCAGGCGTTCAGCTACGACGGCGTCCTCTCGCAGGGCAACGGGCTGTTGACGCTCGTCGAGGACGCCGCCCAGCACGCCGACCTGCTCCAGAAACTGCTGAACGTGCCCGACGAGGCGCACGTGAAGCTGGACAAGGGCATCGGGATGGACATCGACACCCAGCTCATCATCATCTCGAACCCGGACCTCGAAGCACAGCTCAACCAGCACGCCGAACGCGCCGGACAGGACCCGCTGAAGGCGCTCAAGCGACGGCTGGACAAACACGAGTTCCACTACCTGACGAACCTCTCGCTCGAAGCGGAGCTCCTCCGTCGGGAACTCACCAACGAGACGACGGTGTGGACGGCCGAGAACTACGACCAGCTCGAGGAGCAGATACGCCAGCCGGTCCACATCGACGTCCGGGACAGCGAACGCCGGGTGAACACGAAGGAACTCGCCCCACACGCCATCGAGGCGGCGGCGCTCTACGACGTGGTGAGCCGACTGGACACCGAGGACCTGCCGACGGGCCTCGACCTGGTGGACAAGGCGCTCCTGTTCGACGCGGGGTTCATCCGCGACGGCGACGAGCGCCGCGACAAGGACGACTTCGACTTCGGCCACGACGCTGAGGACGGCGAACACGGCATCCCCGTGACGTTCACGCGGGACATCGTCGCCGACCTGCTCAACGAGGAGTCCGACCGTCACCACCCGGAGCTCCCCGTCGAGCACGTCATCATGCCTCGCGACGTACTGAACCGGATGGCACGCGGGTTCATCGACGCCCCCGTCTTCTCGGACTCCGAACGTACCGAGTTCGAGAACCGGGTCGTCCAGGTGAAGAACCGCATCTTCTCGCGTCAGGAGGAGGACGTGCTCGCGGGCATCATGCGCGAGAAGCGCGTCGACGAGGAGACCGTCGAGGAGTACGTCGAGCACGTCTACGCCTGGGTCGAGAACGAGCAGATAGAGAACGAGCGGGGCGAACTCGTCGAACCCGACCCGCTGCTGATGAAGGTGTTCGAGATAGAGCACCTCGGGCGGTTCGACGAGACCCACTTCCAGGGCACCGAGGCCGGACCCGCCGTGACCGACTTCCGGACGGAGAAGGTCATCACCGCGCTCAACCGCCACGCGTGGCGCAACCGCGACGAGGAGTTCCGCGTCGGCGACGTGAACCTCAAGGAGATTCCCGTCATCTCGACCATCCTCGGCAGCCACGACTGGGACGACGTCCGCCGCACCTACGAGGACTTCGACCCCCGCCAGTGGGACGACCCACCGAGCGGGACGGAGACGGCGAGCGTCAAGGAGCGGACGGTCCGGAACCTCCAGGAGCTGTTCGACTACAGCGAGGCCTCCGCGGAACTGACCAGCAGACACGTCATGAGCCAGGTGAGCTACCGATGGGACTGA
- a CDS encoding PrkA family serine protein kinase → MKGDMETLADLSQEYRDSIPSDLRQTHTFDWYLEEVFEDPHIARNAHQRVADMFDYYGTEYDEDLGVVEYRLASEDPLNDGENTFYGRNIHESIHEFVNKVKSGARGLGPEKRIKLLLGPVGSGKSDFDRQVRTYFEDYTARDDGRMYTFRWTNLCDVIRDQDPADDVVRSPMNQDPIVLIPLSQRDGLVEELNERLDAPYTIRNEQALDPASEFYMDRLLEHYDDDLQQVLENHVEVIRLVADENKRQCVETFEPKDKKNQDETELTGDVNYSKIAVYGESDPRAFDYSGAFCNANRGLFSGEELLKLQREFLYDFLHATQEQTIKPKNNPRIDIDQVIVGRTNMPEYKDKKGDEKMEAFNDRTKRIDFPYVLQYEEESRIYQKMLNNADVPEINVEPHTLEMAGLFGVLTRIEEPSGGTVDIVQKAKAYNGEIDDAEDVDVKKLRDEAGELAEIGEGMEGVSPRFIGDEIAEAIMDSMHRGRGFLSPLTTFNHLEGNLENHGSIPEDRFERYYRYLEMVREEYKERAIEDVRHALAYDVDEIQRQGEKYMDHVMAFIDDDTIEDEITGRETEPDEQFLRSVEERLNIPEDRKNDFRQEVSNWVSRRAREGTSFNPQDNDRLRRALERKLWEDKKHNINFSALVSSGEMEDDERNAWISALVDQGYSPEGAREVLEFAGAEVAKTEMED, encoded by the coding sequence ATGAAAGGCGACATGGAAACGCTCGCAGACCTCAGTCAGGAGTACCGTGACTCGATACCGTCGGACCTCCGTCAGACGCACACGTTCGACTGGTATCTCGAAGAGGTCTTCGAGGACCCGCACATCGCGCGGAACGCACACCAGCGCGTCGCGGACATGTTTGATTACTACGGCACCGAGTACGACGAGGACCTCGGCGTCGTCGAGTACCGACTCGCCAGTGAGGACCCCCTCAACGACGGCGAGAACACCTTCTACGGTCGCAACATCCACGAGTCCATCCACGAGTTCGTCAACAAGGTGAAGTCTGGCGCTCGTGGCCTGGGTCCAGAGAAGCGCATCAAGCTCCTCCTCGGGCCGGTCGGCTCCGGGAAGTCCGACTTCGACCGACAGGTCCGGACCTACTTCGAGGACTACACCGCCCGCGACGACGGGCGGATGTACACGTTCCGGTGGACCAACCTCTGTGACGTCATCAGAGACCAGGACCCCGCGGACGACGTGGTGCGCAGTCCGATGAACCAGGACCCCATCGTCCTGATTCCGCTCTCCCAGCGCGACGGCCTGGTCGAGGAGCTGAACGAGCGACTCGACGCGCCGTACACCATCCGGAACGAGCAGGCGCTCGACCCCGCCAGCGAGTTCTACATGGACCGACTGCTCGAACACTACGACGACGACCTCCAGCAGGTGCTGGAGAACCACGTCGAGGTCATCCGACTGGTCGCCGACGAGAACAAGCGCCAGTGCGTCGAGACGTTCGAGCCGAAGGACAAGAAGAACCAGGACGAGACGGAGTTGACGGGCGACGTCAACTACTCCAAGATTGCCGTCTACGGCGAGAGCGACCCCCGCGCCTTCGACTACTCGGGCGCGTTCTGTAACGCGAACCGTGGGCTGTTCTCCGGCGAGGAGCTGCTGAAGCTTCAGCGGGAGTTCCTCTACGACTTCCTGCACGCGACCCAGGAACAGACCATCAAGCCGAAGAACAACCCCAGAATCGACATCGACCAGGTCATCGTCGGACGCACCAACATGCCCGAGTACAAGGACAAGAAGGGCGACGAGAAGATGGAGGCGTTCAACGACCGGACCAAGCGCATCGACTTCCCCTACGTCCTCCAGTACGAGGAGGAGTCGCGCATCTACCAGAAGATGCTCAACAACGCCGACGTGCCGGAGATAAACGTCGAACCCCACACGCTGGAGATGGCGGGGCTGTTCGGCGTCCTCACCCGCATCGAGGAGCCCTCGGGTGGCACCGTCGACATCGTCCAGAAGGCGAAGGCCTACAACGGCGAGATAGACGACGCCGAGGACGTGGACGTGAAGAAGCTCCGCGACGAGGCGGGCGAACTCGCCGAGATCGGCGAGGGGATGGAGGGCGTCAGCCCGCGGTTCATCGGCGACGAGATAGCCGAGGCAATCATGGACTCGATGCACCGCGGTCGCGGCTTCCTCTCACCCCTGACGACGTTCAACCACCTCGAAGGCAATCTGGAGAACCACGGCTCGATTCCGGAGGACCGCTTCGAGCGCTACTACCGCTACCTGGAGATGGTCCGCGAGGAGTACAAGGAGCGCGCCATCGAGGACGTCCGCCACGCGCTGGCGTACGACGTCGACGAGATACAGCGCCAGGGCGAGAAGTACATGGACCACGTCATGGCGTTCATCGACGACGACACCATCGAAGACGAGATAACGGGTCGCGAGACCGAACCGGACGAGCAGTTCCTCCGGTCGGTCGAGGAGCGACTCAACATCCCCGAGGACCGGAAGAACGACTTCCGCCAGGAGGTGTCGAACTGGGTCAGCCGACGCGCCCGCGAGGGGACGTCGTTCAACCCGCAGGACAACGACCGCCTCCGTCGCGCCCTGGAGCGCAAGCTCTGGGAGGACAAGAAGCACAACATCAACTTCTCGGCGCTGGTGTCGTCCGGGGAGATGGAGGACGACGAGCGCAACGCGTGGATCAGCGCGCTCGTCGACCAGGGCTACTCCCCCGAAGGTGCCCGCGAGGTGCTGGAGTTCGCCGGCGCGGAGGTCGCCAAGACGGAGATGGAGGACTGA